The Streptococcus pantholopis genome has a segment encoding these proteins:
- a CDS encoding glycine zipper domain-containing protein, protein MREVLFTGAQIGAVIGSAIPIPVVGTVVGAAIGSIAGSAVFDGTNNIWDNVSHRKW, encoded by the coding sequence ATGCGGGAAGTTCTTTTTACAGGAGCACAAATAGGTGCTGTTATAGGTTCAGCTATTCCAATACCTGTTGTTGGTACGGTTGTGGGGGCAGCAATAGGCAGTATAGCTGGTTCTGCAGTGTTTGATGGGACCAATAATATTTGGGACAATGTTTCTCATAGGAAATGGTAG
- a CDS encoding T7SS effector LXG polymorphic toxin, whose translation MKIDMTEVNDNKTTLTTSIDNLNSQLETAKTSFTNLLNTDSLQGEVKTAIDGKINNYQIPLLTNFSNSLSTLSAQYDKAIEAFQTTVEETSATAIIDTDYLQGLEEGYSTIESSIATIDSETSKIYSSISDIISLSNPSSSDITTPLSEAKKVLTDTKSNMETFNGWTQGTEFSELLASQGTVLASLSDLTGVSYVDKEASAFYSDASFADGVQTTSRNIASTSTPLELLEIVAKSLNSIAETSGSWWSGFSDIWQTYVQSVADDSNYKRMKSGVGLVRDYLKIFNNKSHSAANLGRQAFEGLSKSWDMVSKSGKDLWAVMRQVKNTKAWSALSKVGSSKGWKLAEKGYKGATKFFDTVKNPLKSGAKSLGKVAQVGGWTMVAMEAGVYGYQGYTDEDSRTYHSVGKSAIHAGVETIKNAGPLEFTAAGAQIGSMVPFVGTAAGAAVGFAFGTVNSVFGMFNPEAKDKFYDSIENGLFDAYDGAAKAVKEVGQTVSDKAKSVGQSLSQGWNSVTSAFGF comes from the coding sequence ATGAAAATCGATATGACAGAGGTCAATGACAATAAGACGACTTTAACGACCTCTATTGATAATTTGAACAGTCAATTGGAAACTGCTAAGACTTCCTTTACGAATCTACTTAATACCGACAGTCTTCAAGGGGAGGTCAAGACAGCCATAGACGGTAAGATTAATAACTATCAGATTCCGCTTCTGACCAACTTTTCCAATAGTTTATCGACTTTATCGGCCCAGTATGATAAGGCAATAGAGGCGTTTCAAACGACGGTTGAGGAGACCTCAGCTACGGCGATTATCGATACGGATTATCTGCAGGGATTAGAGGAAGGTTATAGTACGATAGAGAGCAGTATAGCGACGATAGACAGTGAGACGTCCAAGATTTACAGTTCGATATCTGATATCATCAGTTTGAGCAATCCCAGCAGTTCAGATATTACGACACCGTTGAGTGAAGCCAAGAAGGTATTGACGGATACCAAGAGCAACATGGAGACTTTTAACGGCTGGACACAGGGGACAGAATTCAGTGAGCTGTTAGCCAGTCAGGGGACGGTTTTAGCTTCTTTATCCGATTTGACAGGTGTGTCCTATGTTGATAAAGAGGCTTCGGCATTTTATTCGGATGCCAGTTTTGCGGACGGTGTCCAGACGACCTCTCGCAACATAGCTTCCACCTCTACCCCTCTAGAACTACTTGAAATAGTTGCTAAGTCTCTAAATTCTATTGCCGAAACATCAGGCTCATGGTGGTCAGGCTTTTCTGACATTTGGCAGACCTATGTCCAATCGGTAGCGGATGATTCGAATTATAAGCGGATGAAGAGCGGTGTGGGCTTAGTCAGGGATTATTTAAAAATCTTTAATAATAAGAGCCATAGTGCCGCTAATCTAGGCCGTCAGGCTTTTGAAGGGCTCAGCAAATCCTGGGATATGGTCAGCAAGTCTGGCAAGGACTTGTGGGCGGTTATGCGTCAGGTCAAGAACACCAAAGCTTGGAGTGCCCTGAGCAAGGTAGGCAGCAGCAAGGGCTGGAAGCTGGCGGAGAAGGGCTATAAAGGGGCGACGAAGTTTTTCGATACGGTCAAGAATCCGCTGAAGTCAGGTGCAAAGAGTTTAGGGAAGGTCGCACAGGTAGGCGGCTGGACGATGGTGGCAATGGAGGCAGGTGTTTACGGCTATCAGGGTTATACCGATGAGGACAGCCGGACCTATCACAGTGTTGGCAAATCCGCCATTCATGCTGGGGTGGAGACCATTAAGAACGCCGGCCCGCTGGAATTTACGGCAGCGGGTGCGCAAATTGGCTCAATGGTCCCTTTTGTAGGAACAGCAGCTGGCGCAGCAGTTGGATTTGCGTTTGGGACAGTTAATTCTGTTTTTGGTATGTTTAATCCCGAGGCTAAAGATAAGTTTTATGATAGCATAGAAAACGGTCTCTTTGATGCCTATGACGGGGCGGCCAAGGCAGTTAAGGAAGTCGGTCAGACTGTTTCTGATAAGGCGAAGTCTGTCGGTCAGTCCCTGTCTCAGGGTTGGAACAGTGTGACCTCAGCTTTTGGTTTTTAG
- the murC gene encoding UDP-N-acetylmuramate--L-alanine ligase codes for MSKVFHFIGIKGSGMSALALMLQQMGYKVQGSDVEKYYFTQRGLEQAGIAVLPFSEANITPDLELIAGNAFREDNNIEVAYALKNGFSFKRYHEFLGDFMTQFTSFGVAGAHGKTSTTGLLSHVLKNITDTSYLIGDGTGRGLANSKYFVFESDEYERHFMPYHPEYSIITNIDFDHPDYFTSVDDVFRAFSDYAQQVQKGLFVYGEDPYLRRLKTKAPIYYYGFAQDDDFVAHDIIRTTNGSDFKVSYKGEVLGEFHVPAYGRHNILNATAVIGNLYIAGFDMALVAEHLKTFKGVKRRFSEKVITDTVIIDDFAHHPTEIIATLDAARQKYPSKEIVAIFQPHTFTRTIALLDEFAEALNEADSVYLAQIYGSAREVDKGDVKVEDLAQKISKPAEVVTVENVSPLLDHDNAVYVFMGAGDIQLYERSFEELLANLTKNRQ; via the coding sequence ATGTCGAAAGTTTTTCATTTTATCGGAATTAAGGGGTCAGGTATGAGTGCTCTTGCCCTTATGCTTCAGCAAATGGGGTATAAGGTTCAGGGGAGCGATGTGGAAAAGTATTATTTCACACAGCGGGGGCTCGAACAGGCTGGTATTGCTGTCCTTCCCTTCTCTGAAGCTAATATTACACCTGATTTGGAACTGATTGCCGGTAATGCTTTTCGCGAAGATAATAATATCGAAGTGGCTTATGCGCTTAAAAACGGTTTCAGCTTTAAGCGTTACCACGAATTTCTCGGCGACTTTATGACACAGTTTACAAGTTTTGGGGTTGCTGGTGCCCACGGCAAAACATCTACTACCGGACTTTTGTCGCATGTTCTTAAAAATATTACGGATACCTCCTATCTTATTGGCGATGGTACTGGCCGGGGGCTGGCTAACAGTAAATATTTTGTTTTCGAATCAGATGAATACGAGCGCCATTTTATGCCCTATCACCCTGAGTATTCCATCATTACCAATATTGATTTTGACCATCCGGATTATTTCACTAGTGTTGATGATGTTTTTCGTGCTTTCAGCGACTATGCTCAGCAGGTTCAAAAAGGTCTTTTTGTATATGGGGAAGATCCCTACCTCAGACGTCTAAAAACAAAAGCCCCGATTTATTATTATGGGTTTGCTCAAGATGATGATTTTGTAGCTCATGATATTATTCGTACAACAAATGGTTCTGATTTCAAGGTCAGCTATAAGGGAGAAGTGCTTGGCGAATTTCATGTTCCGGCTTATGGGCGTCACAATATTCTCAATGCAACAGCTGTTATCGGCAACCTTTATATTGCCGGCTTTGATATGGCTTTGGTTGCTGAACATTTGAAGACTTTCAAGGGAGTTAAGCGCCGCTTCTCTGAGAAAGTCATTACCGATACTGTTATTATTGATGACTTTGCTCATCATCCGACTGAGATTATTGCGACTCTTGATGCAGCGAGGCAAAAATATCCCAGCAAGGAAATTGTCGCCATTTTTCAGCCGCACACCTTTACCAGGACAATTGCTCTGTTAGATGAGTTTGCAGAGGCTCTTAATGAAGCAGACAGTGTTTACTTGGCGCAGATTTACGGTTCGGCCCGTGAGGTGGACAAGGGAGATGTCAAAGTGGAAGACTTGGCTCAAAAAATCAGTAAACCTGCTGAAGTTGTAACTGTTGAGAATGTGTCACCTCTGCTTGATCATGACAATGCTGTTTACGTCTTTATGGGAGCTGGGGATATCCAGCTCTATGAGCGGTCTTTTGAAGAACTTTTGGCCAATCTGACCAAGAATAGACAATAG